From a region of the Deinococcus aestuarii genome:
- the nuoK gene encoding NADH-quinone oxidoreductase subunit NuoK, which yields MAPTGYYVALSGLLFAIGMIGVLTRRTAIMIFLSVELMLNAANLALVAFARSWGDLTGQTAVFIVMTLAAAEVAIGLAIIVAIFRKRETTNVDALATLKG from the coding sequence ATGGCTCCCACCGGGTATTACGTCGCCCTGTCCGGGCTGCTGTTCGCCATCGGCATGATCGGGGTGCTGACCCGCCGCACGGCGATCATGATCTTCCTGAGTGTCGAGCTGATGCTGAACGCGGCGAACCTCGCGCTGGTTGCCTTCGCCCGCTCGTGGGGCGACCTGACCGGGCAGACGGCGGTGTTCATCGTGATGACGCTCGCCGCCGCCGAGGTCGCCATCGGGCTCGCCATCATCGTCGCCATCTTCCGCAAGCGCGAGACCACCAACGTGGACGCACTCGCCACCCTGAAAGGCTGA
- a CDS encoding NADH-quinone oxidoreductase subunit J has translation MIAFMLLGALALVGAIMTVTAKNAVHASLGLVGTLLCVAGLFASLSASFLAAIQVIVYAGAIMVLFLFVIMLLNANQPISGRDPVPFVRELAGIGGVVLAGALAVLAFTYRDPQPLAQGVAALRGTGTAAELAARTPGNAAAVGEVLLTRFLLPFEAVSILLLVAIVGAVALVQRPRPQPDGVPDTERVSLPAPGEPLIEARETVALSSERRRL, from the coding sequence GTGATCGCCTTCATGCTCCTCGGTGCCCTTGCCCTCGTCGGGGCCATCATGACCGTCACGGCGAAGAATGCGGTCCACGCCTCGCTGGGGCTGGTCGGCACCCTGCTCTGTGTGGCGGGTCTCTTCGCCAGCCTCAGCGCGTCGTTCCTGGCGGCCATCCAGGTGATCGTGTACGCGGGCGCGATCATGGTGCTCTTTCTGTTCGTGATCATGCTGCTCAACGCCAACCAGCCCATCTCCGGGCGGGACCCGGTGCCCTTCGTGCGGGAGCTGGCGGGGATTGGCGGGGTGGTGCTGGCGGGGGCGCTGGCGGTGCTGGCCTTCACGTACCGCGATCCGCAGCCGCTGGCGCAGGGGGTGGCGGCCCTGCGCGGCACCGGCACGGCGGCGGAACTGGCGGCCCGCACGCCCGGCAACGCGGCGGCGGTCGGCGAGGTGCTGCTCACCCGCTTCCTGCTGCCCTTCGAGGCGGTCAGCATCCTGCTGCTTGTCGCCATCGTGGGGGCCGTGGCGCTCGTGCAGCGGCCCAGGCCCCAGCCGGACGGGGTGCCGGACACGGAGCGCGTGAGTCTGCCCGCGCCGGGCGAGCCCCTGATCGAGGCCCGCGAAACGGTCGCCTTGTCGTCGGAGAGGAGGCGCCTCTGA
- the nuoI gene encoding NADH-quinone oxidoreductase subunit NuoI, whose amino-acid sequence MGVLEIAKGMGVTLGKLFQKPVTVSYPEQRATLQPRFRGRHVLTRHPGTGLEKCIGCSLCAAACPAYAIYVEAAENDPLNPTSPGERYAKVYEINMLRCIFCGMCEEACPTGAVVLGNEFEMADYRYRDLVYGKEDMLVGVDGSLPQRREAARTAKPVRLGFQVPEGARPELEGVEYPR is encoded by the coding sequence ATGGGCGTTCTTGAAATCGCCAAGGGCATGGGCGTCACGCTCGGGAAGCTCTTCCAGAAGCCGGTGACGGTCAGTTACCCGGAGCAGCGCGCGACCCTCCAGCCCCGCTTTCGCGGTCGGCACGTCCTGACCCGCCACCCGGGTACGGGATTGGAGAAGTGCATCGGCTGTTCGCTGTGCGCCGCCGCCTGCCCCGCCTACGCGATCTACGTGGAAGCGGCCGAAAACGACCCGCTGAACCCCACCAGTCCTGGCGAGCGGTACGCGAAGGTCTACGAGATCAACATGCTGCGCTGCATCTTCTGCGGCATGTGCGAGGAGGCTTGCCCGACGGGCGCGGTGGTCCTCGGCAACGAGTTCGAGATGGCCGATTACCGCTACCGCGACCTCGTGTACGGCAAGGAGGACATGCTCGTGGGCGTGGACGGCTCGCTGCCCCAGCGGCGGGAGGCGGCGCGCACGGCCAAACCCGTTCGCCTCGGCTTCCAGGTGCCGGAAGGGGCGAGGCCGGAACTGGAGGGGGTGGAGTACCCGCGATGA
- the nuoH gene encoding NADH-quinone oxidoreductase subunit NuoH → MPDWLIQLLITLVKGLALAFALLTTFAYMTLVERRLLARMQIRLGPNRVGPMGLLQPLADAIKSIFKEDVSVTLADKLVYTLAPIVAIGMALTAFGGIPGGPPGSLFGANPWVYNLDAGILALLAITSMGVYGIFLGGWASGSKYPILGGLRSSAQMISYELGMGLSILGLLMLVGTTSFLGIVGWQAANGWLILFQSLAFALFLISSFAETNRTPFDLPEAEQEIVAGYLTEYSAIKWALFQMAEYVNMITASAIMATLFFGGYRGPGFLNGIIPGIADWPIIWLVVKIAFFLFLFIWVRATLPRLRYDQLMRFGWKLLLPVALANTVMTAAYLAFARGTGLWLLGLLSLAGLVLLLVMSDRVRTLWNTPTVRREGESLPSTRPIGGD, encoded by the coding sequence ATGCCCGACTGGCTCATCCAACTGCTGATCACGCTCGTCAAGGGCCTAGCCCTCGCCTTTGCCCTGCTGACGACCTTCGCATACATGACCCTCGTGGAGCGGCGCCTCCTCGCCCGGATGCAGATTCGCCTGGGGCCGAACCGGGTGGGACCAATGGGCCTCCTCCAGCCCCTCGCGGACGCGATCAAGAGCATCTTCAAGGAGGACGTGAGCGTCACGCTGGCGGACAAGCTGGTCTACACGCTCGCGCCCATTGTCGCTATCGGCATGGCGTTGACGGCCTTTGGGGGGATTCCCGGGGGCCCGCCCGGCAGTCTCTTCGGGGCGAACCCCTGGGTCTACAACCTCGACGCCGGAATCCTGGCACTGCTGGCGATCACGAGCATGGGCGTGTACGGCATCTTCCTGGGTGGTTGGGCGTCGGGCTCCAAGTACCCGATCCTGGGTGGCCTGCGGAGCAGCGCGCAGATGATCTCCTACGAACTCGGCATGGGCCTGAGCATTCTGGGCCTGCTGATGCTGGTGGGCACCACGTCCTTCCTCGGCATCGTGGGGTGGCAGGCGGCGAACGGGTGGCTGATCCTCTTCCAGTCGCTCGCCTTCGCCCTCTTCCTGATCAGCTCCTTCGCGGAGACGAACCGCACGCCCTTCGATCTGCCGGAAGCCGAGCAGGAGATCGTGGCGGGCTATCTGACGGAATACTCGGCGATCAAGTGGGCGCTCTTTCAGATGGCCGAATACGTCAACATGATCACGGCGTCGGCGATCATGGCGACCCTGTTCTTCGGGGGCTACCGGGGGCCGGGCTTCCTGAACGGCATCATCCCCGGCATCGCGGACTGGCCGATCATCTGGCTCGTCGTCAAGATCGCCTTTTTCCTCTTCCTCTTCATCTGGGTGCGGGCGACGCTGCCCCGGTTGCGCTACGACCAATTGATGCGCTTCGGGTGGAAGCTGCTGCTTCCCGTCGCCCTCGCCAACACGGTGATGACGGCGGCGTACCTGGCGTTTGCGCGGGGGACGGGGCTGTGGCTGCTCGGCCTGCTCAGCCTTGCCGGACTGGTGCTGCTGCTGGTGATGAGCGACCGGGTAAGGACCCTGTGGAACACACCCACGGTCAGGCGCGAGGGCGAATCCCTCCCCAGCACACGACCCATCGGGGGCGACTGA
- the nuoG gene encoding NADH-quinone oxidoreductase subunit NuoG: MKVTVDGLELDLPAGTSAIDAVFAAGRDVPYFCAHSYLSPVGACRMCLIESGSPRKNPDGTFVMEGEGDAAKPKIFWFPKPMAACTMQATEGMHIRTAATSEVVAKSQAGMMEFTLLNHPLDCPTCDKGGACELQDRAFEYGYGASRFGFDRRHADKHYPLSDFIILDQERCIHCKRCVRYFEEVPGQEVLDFIERGGHTFIDTEEGGLPTGFQGNIADICPVGALLDNVARFRGRNWEYDHNPTTCTLCPVGCSITVDARNGRLERIVAGENREVNEAWICDAGRFGHGFASEGRLTQPLVRVNGELREATWDDAIAAMRQGLAYTNPADLGLYLGSDSTLEEGVSLEALAGLLGTRSVDHWPRYPVGVSAPAATLTDVGTADAIVVLGADLGEEAPVVELRVLEALRGGIIPPEFPHGTAIADLRLVERPTRKPEKLAVIGPDSRLSRHAGIRVNEERASGGDLLGALLNPRTDEARAVLKLLTDAKQPVVILGADVLNNPSGAFATQVGDLAMRTGAKVLAIPAGPNSKGLAHLGLVPRFGGLGYARLSDAPAAFISRLDPGKRARGFTIVHDTHLTDTARLADVVLPAVTNYEKRGTTVNLEGRLLPLRQSALNAGEAADLTRTLAALAEALGVRTKVRGLKSAQALLRDRLGVNVENLPESGVIQSLGQRHEAPTGLRHTPNLWTERMVPKPNPSSDPRHLTIDPRFELPMAAQPGGDD, translated from the coding sequence TTGAAAGTCACCGTTGACGGCCTCGAACTCGACCTCCCCGCAGGCACCAGCGCTATCGACGCGGTGTTCGCCGCCGGGCGGGACGTGCCGTATTTCTGTGCGCACAGCTACCTCTCGCCCGTCGGGGCGTGCCGGATGTGCCTGATCGAGTCGGGCTCGCCGCGCAAGAACCCGGACGGGACCTTCGTGATGGAGGGCGAGGGGGACGCGGCCAAGCCCAAAATCTTCTGGTTCCCCAAGCCGATGGCCGCCTGCACCATGCAGGCCACGGAAGGGATGCACATCCGCACGGCGGCGACCTCCGAGGTCGTGGCGAAGTCGCAGGCGGGGATGATGGAGTTCACGCTCCTGAACCACCCGCTCGACTGCCCGACCTGCGACAAGGGCGGCGCGTGCGAGCTTCAGGACCGCGCCTTCGAGTACGGCTACGGGGCGAGCCGCTTCGGCTTCGACCGACGCCACGCGGACAAGCACTATCCGCTCTCCGACTTCATCATCCTCGACCAGGAGCGGTGCATCCACTGCAAACGCTGTGTGCGCTACTTCGAGGAGGTGCCGGGGCAGGAGGTGCTGGACTTCATCGAGCGTGGCGGGCACACCTTCATCGACACGGAGGAGGGCGGGCTGCCCACCGGCTTCCAGGGCAACATCGCCGACATCTGCCCGGTGGGGGCGCTGCTCGACAACGTGGCCCGCTTCCGGGGCCGCAACTGGGAGTACGACCACAACCCGACGACCTGCACCCTCTGCCCGGTGGGCTGCTCCATCACCGTGGACGCGCGCAACGGGCGGCTGGAACGCATCGTGGCGGGCGAGAACCGCGAGGTGAACGAGGCGTGGATATGCGACGCGGGCCGCTTCGGACACGGCTTCGCCTCGGAGGGGAGGCTGACCCAGCCCCTCGTCCGCGTGAACGGCGAACTGCGCGAGGCGACCTGGGATGACGCGATTGCGGCCATGCGTCAGGGGTTGGCGTACACGAACCCCGCCGACCTCGGCCTGTACCTGGGCTCGGACAGCACGCTGGAGGAGGGCGTGTCGCTCGAAGCCCTCGCCGGGCTGCTGGGCACCCGCTCGGTGGACCACTGGCCCCGCTACCCGGTGGGCGTGAGCGCCCCCGCCGCGACGCTGACGGACGTGGGCACCGCCGACGCCATCGTGGTGCTCGGTGCCGACCTGGGCGAGGAGGCCCCGGTGGTCGAGCTGCGCGTGCTGGAAGCGTTGCGCGGCGGCATCATCCCGCCCGAGTTCCCGCATGGTACCGCCATTGCAGATTTGCGGCTGGTGGAACGTCCCACCCGCAAGCCTGAGAAGTTGGCCGTGATTGGGCCGGACTCACGCCTCTCTAGGCACGCGGGAATCCGGGTAAATGAGGAGCGGGCGAGCGGGGGAGACCTGCTGGGCGCCCTGCTCAACCCCCGAACCGACGAGGCGCGGGCGGTGCTGAAGCTCCTCACCGACGCCAAGCAGCCCGTCGTCATCCTTGGCGCGGACGTACTGAACAATCCCTCGGGCGCCTTCGCCACCCAGGTTGGCGATCTCGCCATGCGGACGGGCGCGAAGGTGCTGGCGATTCCCGCCGGGCCGAACAGCAAGGGGCTAGCGCACCTGGGCCTCGTGCCCCGCTTCGGCGGTCTGGGGTATGCGCGGCTCTCCGACGCTCCCGCTGCCTTCATCTCGCGCCTCGACCCTGGGAAGCGTGCCCGCGGCTTCACCATCGTCCACGACACGCACCTGACAGACACGGCGCGGCTCGCCGACGTGGTGCTCCCCGCCGTCACCAACTACGAGAAGCGTGGGACGACTGTGAACCTCGAAGGCCGCCTCCTTCCCCTGCGGCAGTCGGCGCTGAACGCGGGCGAGGCCGCTGACCTGACGCGTACCCTGGCCGCGCTCGCCGAAGCCCTTGGGGTCCGTACCAAGGTGCGCGGACTCAAGTCGGCCCAGGCCCTCCTGCGCGACCGCCTCGGCGTGAACGTGGAGAACCTGCCTGAGAGTGGCGTCATCCAGTCCCTCGGCCAGCGTCACGAGGCGCCCACCGGCCTCCGCCACACGCCGAACCTGTGGACGGAGCGGATGGTGCCCAAGCCCAACCCCAGCTCGGACCCGCGCCACCTGACCATCGACCCACGCTTTGAACTCCCGATGGCCGCCCAGCCGGGGGGGGATGACTGA
- a CDS encoding DUF4240 domain-containing protein, with protein MEGELTAGSDKQVEAFWRVIESARGESGGDLERQTKLIEEHLMKSNASEIVAFQKQFDALMDKANTWDLMAACYLINGEAFDGIFDCFCAWLVMRGKEFYEATVESPESLADFPEFQLYKVMWCEITELPERIYREKVGRYTGLRRDYTNLKGSPWEEDELWKRYPRLWATFGEWRADVMGGSP; from the coding sequence GTGGAAGGAGAGTTGACGGCAGGCTCGGACAAGCAGGTAGAAGCGTTCTGGCGGGTGATCGAGTCGGCGCGCGGCGAGAGTGGGGGCGATCTCGAACGTCAGACAAAGCTGATCGAAGAACACCTGATGAAAAGTAATGCCAGTGAAATCGTCGCCTTTCAGAAGCAGTTCGACGCGCTGATGGATAAGGCCAACACATGGGACTTGATGGCGGCGTGCTACCTCATCAATGGTGAAGCGTTTGACGGAATCTTCGACTGTTTCTGTGCTTGGCTTGTAATGCGCGGTAAGGAGTTTTATGAGGCCACAGTCGAAAGCCCGGAATCTTTAGCCGACTTCCCTGAGTTTCAGCTTTATAAGGTGATGTGGTGTGAGATTACAGAGCTACCGGAACGCATCTACAGAGAAAAAGTTGGCAGATACACGGGGCTGCGTCGGGACTACACAAACCTCAAAGGCAGCCCTTGGGAAGAAGATGAGCTTTGGAAGCGATACCCCCGCCTGTGGGCTACCTTCGGCGAGTGGCGAGCTGACGTAATGGGAGGTTCCCCTTGA
- the nuoF gene encoding NADH-quinone oxidoreductase subunit NuoF: MTIAEPAPKPITSGKDPRFAPTLYAHVGQQGSWTLDYYRQHGGYEAVKRAFALGPDAVIDEVKKSGLRGRGGAGFATGLKWSFMPLKDGKQHYIICNADESEPGSFKDRYLLSEDPHQLIEGMLIGGYAMRASVGYIYIRGEYVYAAERVQAAIHEARAAGLLGKNILGSGFDFDLQLHRGAGAYICGEETALMNSLEGLRANPRLKPPFPAAAGLYGLPTTINNVETFCAATQILKYGADWHAGMGTEKSKGMKLFQVSGPVARPGVYELPLGTTFRELIYDWAGGPTEEMKAIIPGGSSCPMLPWDDKTLDTPMDYESVAAAGSMLGTGGVTLIPKADCIVNVTWNLVRFYAHESCGKCTPCREGISGWMVRMYEKQVRGRGTPNDVQLILDMSDNIGGRSFCALADACLGPVLSSIKLFREEYDVLAQTGQPMYGARRRWKES, translated from the coding sequence ATGACGATTGCCGAACCCGCCCCCAAACCCATTACCAGCGGCAAGGACCCCCGCTTCGCCCCCACCCTCTACGCGCACGTCGGGCAACAGGGAAGCTGGACGCTCGATTATTACCGGCAGCACGGGGGATATGAGGCGGTCAAACGCGCTTTCGCATTGGGCCCCGACGCCGTGATCGACGAGGTGAAGAAGTCCGGCCTGCGCGGGCGCGGTGGGGCAGGCTTCGCCACCGGCCTCAAGTGGTCCTTTATGCCCCTCAAGGACGGCAAGCAGCACTACATCATCTGCAACGCGGACGAGTCCGAGCCGGGCAGCTTCAAGGACCGCTACCTGCTGTCGGAGGACCCGCACCAACTGATCGAGGGGATGCTGATCGGCGGGTACGCTATGCGCGCCTCGGTCGGCTACATCTACATCCGCGGCGAGTACGTCTACGCCGCCGAACGCGTCCAGGCTGCCATCCACGAGGCGCGGGCGGCGGGGCTGCTGGGCAAGAACATCCTGGGTAGCGGCTTCGACTTCGACCTGCAACTGCACCGGGGGGCCGGGGCGTACATCTGCGGCGAGGAGACGGCGCTGATGAACTCGCTGGAGGGCCTGCGCGCCAACCCTCGCCTCAAGCCGCCCTTTCCCGCCGCCGCCGGGCTGTATGGCCTGCCGACGACCATCAACAACGTCGAGACCTTCTGCGCGGCTACCCAGATTCTCAAGTACGGCGCCGACTGGCACGCGGGCATGGGCACCGAGAAGAGCAAGGGCATGAAGCTCTTCCAGGTCTCCGGTCCCGTCGCCCGGCCCGGCGTGTACGAACTGCCGCTGGGCACCACCTTCCGCGAGCTGATCTACGACTGGGCGGGCGGCCCCACGGAGGAGATGAAGGCCATCATCCCCGGTGGCTCCTCCTGCCCGATGCTGCCGTGGGACGACAAGACGCTCGACACGCCGATGGACTACGAGAGCGTGGCCGCCGCTGGGTCCATGCTGGGCACGGGCGGCGTCACCCTGATCCCGAAGGCCGACTGCATCGTGAACGTCACCTGGAACCTCGTGCGCTTCTACGCCCACGAGTCCTGCGGCAAGTGCACCCCCTGCCGCGAGGGCATCTCGGGCTGGATGGTCCGCATGTACGAGAAGCAGGTGCGCGGGCGCGGCACGCCGAACGACGTGCAACTCATCCTCGACATGAGCGACAACATCGGCGGACGGAGCTTCTGCGCCCTCGCCGACGCCTGCCTGGGTCCGGTCCTGAGTTCGATCAAGCTCTTCCGCGAGGAGTACGACGTGCTGGCGCAGACGGGACAGCCGATGTACGGGGCGCGGAGAAGGTGGAAGGAGAGTTGA
- the nuoE gene encoding NADH-quinone oxidoreductase subunit NuoE, which yields MTYFADKQPLVADIFSRYPASPQGRRSALMPLLREVQNAFGYVSETHMAEIASLCGTTATEVRSVMSFYSTYHTVPTGKYHLQVCSTLMCALAGSDELWDHLVSTLDVQPGEVSPDGRFSVQKVECLGSCGTAPVVQIGDEGYYENVTRAKCDRLIKAMRADTPPPPDNPVPVTVREDGRQMTAKGERVGASIHDLAPLAGGEA from the coding sequence TTGACCTACTTCGCAGACAAACAACCCCTCGTCGCCGACATCTTCTCCCGCTACCCGGCCTCTCCACAAGGCCGACGCTCGGCGCTGATGCCGCTGCTGCGTGAGGTGCAGAACGCCTTCGGGTACGTGTCGGAGACGCACATGGCGGAGATCGCTTCTCTTTGCGGCACGACGGCGACCGAGGTGCGGAGCGTGATGAGCTTCTATTCGACGTACCACACGGTCCCGACCGGCAAGTACCACCTCCAGGTCTGCTCGACGCTGATGTGCGCGCTGGCAGGAAGCGACGAGCTGTGGGACCACCTCGTCTCCACGTTGGACGTGCAGCCGGGCGAGGTCAGCCCGGACGGGCGTTTCAGCGTGCAGAAAGTGGAGTGCCTGGGAAGCTGCGGCACCGCGCCCGTCGTGCAGATCGGCGACGAGGGCTACTACGAGAACGTGACCCGCGCGAAGTGCGACCGCCTGATCAAGGCGATGCGCGCTGACACGCCGCCACCGCCCGACAACCCCGTCCCCGTCACCGTGCGGGAGGACGGGCGTCAGATGACGGCGAAGGGTGAGCGCGTTGGGGCCAGCATCCACGACCTCGCCCCGCTCGCCGGAGGTGAAGCATGA
- a CDS encoding DUF1963 domain-containing protein translates to MTNLPATHAHLRLPEFPKVLEPRREWLEANVRPAWLLRAVESQSIQEGDSFLGGNAPYLPEGEAWPTCPHCTREMGFVMQVNLAPFVGVLKFVQPGTFQFWNCWYCLPSGDAYADARQLRTHSKSYRADFISYGSSSHLARWYVGKALSLGTAHGAEQNYSGPILLSPEPYLSLPHPFDDGLDGWDSEEIDVYWEVSDQYWNRETISQVGGYPSWMQDGTTPRDPTTGEPTAFALALGTGDTGVIWGDTGFYYFFASNNGDLSEPFVLEQTT, encoded by the coding sequence ATGACTAACCTGCCAGCCACTCACGCGCACTTGCGACTTCCGGAATTTCCGAAGGTTCTGGAGCCGCGCCGTGAATGGCTTGAGGCAAACGTGCGGCCCGCGTGGTTGCTGCGCGCGGTTGAGAGTCAGTCCATTCAAGAGGGTGACAGTTTTCTTGGTGGCAATGCTCCCTACTTGCCGGAAGGTGAGGCATGGCCCACTTGCCCACACTGCACCCGTGAAATGGGCTTCGTCATGCAGGTAAATCTTGCTCCGTTTGTGGGTGTGCTGAAGTTTGTCCAACCTGGAACTTTCCAGTTCTGGAACTGCTGGTATTGCCTGCCATCCGGTGATGCCTATGCTGATGCCCGGCAATTGAGAACACACTCGAAATCGTACCGAGCTGACTTTATTTCCTATGGCTCAAGCAGTCACCTCGCCCGCTGGTATGTGGGTAAAGCGTTGAGCCTTGGCACGGCACATGGCGCTGAACAGAACTACTCCGGTCCTATTCTGCTAAGCCCTGAGCCCTACCTGAGCTTGCCTCACCCGTTCGATGACGGCCTGGACGGTTGGGACAGTGAGGAGATAGATGTCTATTGGGAGGTTTCAGATCAGTATTGGAACCGCGAGACGATCTCCCAAGTAGGCGGTTACCCCTCATGGATGCAGGACGGCACGACTCCGCGTGACCCAACGACGGGGGAGCCGACTGCATTTGCCCTTGCACTTGGCACGGGCGATACAGGCGTGATTTGGGGGGATACAGGGTTCTACTACTTCTTTGCTTCAAACAACGGTGACCTTTCAGAGCCTTTCGTTCTGGAGCAGACCACATGA
- the nuoD gene encoding NADH dehydrogenase (quinone) subunit D, with amino-acid sequence MTPDHQESTSAERLQGQTGALLHTEVMSLNVGPQHPSTHGVLRLVVDMDGEYVVKVTPHMGYLHTGFEKTFEHRTYQQGVTYAPRTDYLHCFGHELAYVLSAEKLLGAEVPERATTVRVILHELGRIHSHLVFVGTGLLDLGALTPFFYAFREKEALQDLFEAVCGYRMNQGYFRVGGLARDIPEDWPARVSAFLDTFEKGVDEYETLFAKNPIFLDRATGVGVIPRDVAIDLGLTGPNLRASGVALDHRKANPYCGYETYDFDVPVSQAGDSLARFQLRLMEFRESAKIVRQALKRLTPGPVKDPNRKISLPPRHELETSMEAVIHHFKLVTEGFHPPVGEVYVPVETARGEVGYYIVSDGGSMPYRVKIRAPSFVNLQALEYACVGGQFADLITILATIDPVLGDVDR; translated from the coding sequence ATGACGCCCGACCACCAGGAGTCCACGAGCGCCGAGCGGTTGCAGGGGCAGACGGGGGCCCTCCTCCACACCGAGGTCATGAGTCTGAACGTGGGGCCGCAGCACCCCTCCACGCACGGCGTCCTGCGTCTGGTGGTGGACATGGACGGCGAGTACGTGGTGAAGGTCACGCCGCACATGGGCTACCTGCACACCGGCTTCGAGAAGACCTTCGAGCACCGCACCTACCAGCAGGGCGTGACCTACGCGCCGCGCACCGACTACCTCCACTGCTTCGGGCACGAACTCGCCTACGTGCTGAGTGCCGAAAAGCTTCTGGGGGCCGAGGTTCCCGAGCGGGCGACCACCGTGCGGGTGATCCTGCACGAGCTGGGTCGCATCCACTCGCACCTCGTCTTCGTGGGGACGGGGCTGCTCGACCTCGGGGCACTGACGCCCTTCTTCTACGCCTTCCGGGAGAAGGAAGCGCTTCAGGACCTGTTCGAGGCCGTGTGCGGCTACCGGATGAACCAGGGGTACTTCCGGGTGGGCGGCCTCGCCCGCGACATCCCCGAGGACTGGCCCGCCCGCGTCTCCGCCTTCCTCGACACGTTCGAGAAGGGTGTGGACGAGTACGAGACGCTGTTCGCCAAGAACCCGATCTTCCTCGACCGGGCGACGGGCGTGGGCGTCATCCCGCGCGACGTGGCGATTGACCTGGGGCTCACCGGGCCGAACCTGCGGGCGAGCGGCGTGGCCCTTGACCACCGCAAAGCGAACCCCTACTGCGGTTACGAGACCTACGACTTCGACGTGCCCGTGAGCCAGGCCGGGGACAGCCTCGCCCGCTTCCAACTGCGCCTGATGGAGTTCCGCGAGAGCGCGAAGATCGTGCGGCAGGCGCTGAAACGTCTCACGCCCGGTCCCGTCAAGGACCCCAACCGCAAGATCAGCCTTCCGCCCCGGCACGAGCTGGAGACGAGCATGGAGGCGGTCATCCACCACTTCAAGCTGGTGACCGAGGGTTTCCACCCCCCGGTCGGCGAGGTGTACGTGCCCGTCGAGACGGCGCGCGGCGAGGTCGGCTACTACATCGTCTCGGACGGCGGCTCGATGCCCTACCGGGTGAAGATTCGCGCGCCAAGCTTCGTGAACCTGCAAGCGTTGGAATACGCCTGCGTGGGCGGCCAGTTCGCCGACCTCATCACCATCCTGGCGACGATTGACCCGGTGCTGGGGGATGTGGATCGGTGA
- a CDS encoding NADH-quinone oxidoreductase subunit C has translation MTGQETIIVMTGTGTVQSDPRDVTSLIAELGLTEDEAAEPTALVPHERLREVAYALKQRGFMLMDTVGIDYSAYPARRPARFAVLHNVYHPDDHRRLFLRVWVNDGEPVDSLYPVWKAANYLEREVYDLMGVEFVDHPDLRKVLTPDDLEGHPLRKDFPIGETPTMFREGRFLDPGAFRAGLTGREAGLSKYRGELRRGQGEDRVPPVMPDGGPK, from the coding sequence ATGACGGGCCAGGAGACGATCATCGTCATGACTGGAACGGGCACGGTTCAGAGTGACCCCCGCGACGTGACTTCCCTCATCGCCGAACTCGGGCTGACGGAGGACGAGGCCGCCGAGCCGACCGCCCTCGTACCGCACGAGCGGCTGCGGGAAGTGGCGTACGCCCTCAAGCAGCGCGGCTTCATGCTGATGGACACGGTGGGCATCGACTACAGCGCCTACCCCGCGCGCCGCCCCGCCCGCTTCGCCGTACTGCACAACGTCTACCACCCGGACGATCACCGCCGCCTCTTCCTGCGCGTGTGGGTGAATGACGGGGAGCCCGTGGACAGCCTCTACCCCGTCTGGAAGGCCGCGAACTACCTGGAGCGCGAGGTGTACGACCTGATGGGCGTGGAGTTCGTGGACCACCCCGACCTCCGCAAGGTGCTCACGCCGGACGACCTGGAGGGCCACCCCCTCCGCAAGGACTTCCCCATCGGCGAGACACCCACAATGTTCCGGGAAGGTCGCTTCCTTGATCCGGGTGCCTTCCGCGCGGGCCTGACAGGGCGTGAGGCGGGGCTCAGCAAGTACCGGGGCGAGCTGCGGCGCGGCCAGGGTGAGGACCGGGTGCCGCCTGTCATGCCAGATGGAGGGCCGAAATGA